The Thermodesulfobacteriota bacterium genome segment AGCAGGGGGCTTTGGCCTGACAGGAACGCCTGGCAGACGCATTGCGGCCGTTTAAAAAGCGCGGGACAGCAAGAGAAGCGCTCTGCGACTAAAACAAGTTGACACGCAAGGCCTGCCCTGGTATAAGGTATTTGCTTAAAAAGCAATCTATTATCCTTATTTTTAGTTTATCCGGCACGAAACAGGAGTCCGTTATGGTCACGGCAAAAGAGGTCATGTCCGCCTCCGTAATGACTGTCAACACCGATGTGAAAATAAACGACGTCATCAAACTGCTGGTGAAGCACAATGTAACCGGATTGCCTGTGGTTGATGAGGAAATGAATCTCCTTGGAATGGTTACCGAAAAAGATGTATTAAAAGCGTTGTATAATAAAGAAAAAGTCAAGACAGTTCAGGATTTGATGTCGCCGAACGTTACAACATTTGATGAAAATGAGGATCTGATTAAAGTATTCAAGTGCCTGGTTGAAAACAGCTTCAGAAGAGTTCCCATAACCTCATCCGGGAAACTGGTGGGGATAATAAGCCGGCGCGATATTATCCGGTTTCTTCACAAAAAATTATAACTTAAAGCAATTTTTAAATTTCTCGTTTTTACCTTTTTTATCCGTTTTTCCGCCAGAAGGCTTCCGCTGTCGATGAATAAAAAGTATGGTTATCTTGTCATCTTCGCCTTAATCGCCGCTTCCCTGGCCGCCTTTGGACGGATAGCCGGCAATGATTTTATTAATTTCGATGACACCGGATACATTACCGAAAACGCTCATATCCAGTCGGGGATAACGGCGCAAACCGTTAAATGGGCCTTTACCTCGGTTGTTCTGGTCAACTGGCACCCCCTGACCCTGCTCTCGCATGCCCTGGACTGGAGCCTGTTCGGATCAAACGCCGGCGGCCATCATATTATCAGCCTGATGCTGCACATCGGTGCCGTCCTTTTCCTGTTTCTTTTTTTAAACCGGGCTACCGGCAGCCTCTGGCCGGCGGCCTTTGCCGCGGCCTTGTTCGCCCTGCATCCCCTGCGGGTGGAATCTGTGGCCTGGGCCGCCGAGCGTAAAGACGTGTTGAGTATGTTTTTCGGCATGGCCTGTGTCTACACCTACGCCTGCTATGCCGAACGTCCCGGAGCAGGCCGCTATCTGCTGTGCCTGGTCCTGTTCGCCCTCTCGCTGCTGTCCAAGTCGATGCTGGTCACCCTGCCCTTTGCCCTGCTGCTGCTTGATTACTGGCCGCTTCAACGCTGGCGCAGTGCCGCGGCCGGGCCCGGCATCAATGTAACGGGCAGACTGATTCTGGAGAAAATACCCTTTATCTGCCTGACGGTCGCCATCAGCATGGTGACCCTCTGGTCTCAAAGCAAAGGCGGCGCGGTGGTGGAATTTGAAAGCCTGCCGTTTACCGAAAGGCTTTTAAACGCCATTGTCTCCTATGCGGCCTATCTGGGAAAAACCCTCTGGCCGGTTAACCTGGCTATTTTTTATCCTCATGAAAAGACGCTGCCCTGGGGACAGGTAGTGATTTCCGTCCTTGTCCTGACGGCCATCACCACAGCGGCTGTTTGTTATATAAGAAAGCTGCCTTTTCTGTTCGTTGGCTGGTTCTGGTATCTGGGCACGCTTGTTCCCGTAATCGGGTTGGTGCAGATCGGCGGTCAGGCCATGGCCGACCGCTATACTTACCTGCCTTCCATCGGTCTGGCCGTTATGCTGGCCTGGGGGATGCCGCTTCTATTCCCGCGCCGGGATACCCGCGAAAAACTCCTTTTCCCGTCGGCGATTGCCGTTCTTCTGGTTCTGGCGGGTTTGACCTGGAGACAATGCGGTTACTGGAAAGACAGCTTCAGTATTTTCGGTCACGCGCTGGCCGTGACCAGAAACAACCCGCTGCCGCATTTTAACCTGGGCCACGCTTATTCCCAGCAGGGCGATAACGAAAAGGCCCTTTATCATTACAACAAAACCATCCTGATGAATCCCGGCAACCACCTTCCCTACAATAACCGGGGAAAACTATACGAGGACCAGGGCCTTTATCAGCAAGCCCTTGAAGATTACAACATGGCCGTGCGGCTTAAACCGGATTATGCCGATGTTTACAATAACAGGGGAAATGCCTACATCAAAACCGGTCAGTATCAACAGGCCCTCAGAGACTACGACGAGGCCATACGTCTGGCCCCGGATAACGCTGAGGGATATTACAACCGGGGAACCGCCTACGGTAAAGTCTTGAGGCTGTACCGGGAGTCAATTGAGGATTTAAACAAGGCCATCAGCCTTAACCCTGATCACACTAAAGCCCACAGCAACCGGGGCAACTCCTATCTGGTGCTGGGCGATTATCAGCTTGCCATCAGGGATTACAACCACGCCATCCGTCTTCAACCGGATTACGCCGACGCCTATAACAATCGGGCTTTTGCCTATTTAAAGACAGGAGACATTTCCTCCGGTTGCCGCGATGCGCAAAAAGCGTGTGAATTGGGAAACTGTTCGGTCTTAAATGGCGCGCAAAAAGGTGGATTGTGCCGTTGAAAGCGGCGACTCCGGTAGCTTCAGGCGACAGCCTTAAGGCCTCTCTAAAAATTTACGCCCGCCCCACGCTTACCAGAGGCTTATCGGAAACATCTTCTGCCTGCCTCCCCGGAGCGTGCGAAGCAGGTAAAACTCCAGATAAGGGTTATCATCCGTCAAGTCCGGCAATTCAGGGGCTCTGCCCGAAAGTTGCGGAAAAGCTAAAAAAAAGTCGAGGGGTACGGGATCCCACTCAAGAAGGTCCGCGGCCACCGGCGGGCTGTAATATCGCATCTCTATTTCACTGGGGCTCGTTTTGACAGGTTCCGCTGCCCCGATTACATGCAGTCCCATTTTATTGTAACCTTGTTTGATATAAACGCAGGGGAAAGCGCTCGAGAAGGTCTTGACAAGCGACATGAACGTCTCTCTGTCGTCGACCCCGCTACCGGTCCCGACAAAAGGATACCAGTGAGCCATGATCCCGCCATCTTTCAGCCGGGACCTTGCCAATTCTATAAACTCCCTTGAATACAGATTGACTACTCCGGCCGCATCGATCGGGGGGGGAGGGTCAATGGTGATAACATCGAATTTCTCCCGTGTCAGTTTCAAAAAATTCCGTCCATCATTGACAATCATGCGCCCCCGAGGGTAGGCCCTTATCTGGTCGGCATCGGCATAAAAATGGGGGAACGCTTCAAAGACCTCCGGGACAAGCTCGACGACGGTAACGTTTCTCCCATGAGAAACGGCCGAACGATAGGTCGTCCCCATTCCAAAGCAGATTACCAGTACGTTTTCAGGGTTAGGATGAATCAGCAAAGGAAGGTGGGCCATGATCTTCGTATCCGTTGCCTTAACGGTCATGCCGATTCCGTTAACCAGCAGCTTGTCATAAAGGCCGTTCGACCATAATTTGACTACCGTTACCACCCCCTGCATCCCCGGTTTATGAAAAGGAATCGTTAAACCAGGGGATTTCTTTTTGATGTGCCGCACAAAACAGCTTTCCGCCTTCGTACCGTTTATCGATATAACGATCACGACCAGTGCCGCGATTCCCGCCGGCAAAAGAAGTACAGCCTGGCGCCGGAACGACTTTCTCTCAAACCATATCAAAAAGAGAAGCGCCACCAGGCAGATCAGTCCGTAACAAAAAGCCAGCAGAAAAAGAGCGTTGAAGTAATCATAGCGGGGGGCCACAATGAAACCGGCTGTCAGAGAACCGGCAACCGCTCCGATGGTATTCCAAGAGTAAGCCCGGGCAACCGCTTCCCCTCTCGGATCAACCGATCCGGGGTCAAGCATCCGCGCGGCCAGCGGGAAACACGCTCCGGAAAAAAGCGAAAGCGGCATCAGCATCAGCATCGCTTTCAGATACGCCAGAAAGATAACAGCCAGGTGAACCATAGCCGAGCTGTTAGTGGCGATACCTGTCGCGAGCCTTTCGAACAAGATAATGGAAACAATGCCCCACGCCCCCATGGCCAACTGAAGGCCTGCCAGCCAGATTGGCAAATCGTCCTGCCGTAACCGGTTGACAAACAGCGCCATCAGCCAGCTGCCGAGGGCGATCCCGACCAGGTAGAGCAGCACAATCGTGGCAAAGGCGTAAGTCGAGTTGCCCACCAGCGTTTCCAGTGTGCGTGTCCATAACACTTCGGAAGCCAGAGCGACGGCGCCGCTGCCCGTCAGTACGGCGATAGCCACTTTACCGTGAAAAGAAAGGCCCTTCACATCAATATTGTCACCGCTGGTATCAGGGGACGGCGGCGGCGGGCCTTTCTGCGCCAGGTCTCCCGAACCCGTTTCCCGGCGTGAGAGGAGAAAGCCCGCAAACGCAACGGAAAAATTCATGAAAGCAGCGATCATATTGGTTGCTGAAACACCGGCCAACTCTATCAGGACGAAACTGGCCGCTATGATGCCAATGGCCGCGCCCAGGGTGTTGGCGGCGTACAGCAAACCGGCCCGGAAACTGAAAGTCCGGCGGGGGTTACGCCGGAAGTATTCGGTCAGCAGCGGCAAGGTAGCACCCATAAACGTGGTCGGTACCATCAACAGCAGGAAAGAAAAGATCGCCCGCACCGACAGGCTGTAGGCGGGAGAAGAATCCGCGCTCATTATAATTGAAAAGATGGTGTCCCCGAGGCCGAACAGCCACGGAAAGATCAGGGCAAATGAGCCGATGCCCAGTTCCATGACGGCATACCATCTCATCACGTTTGTCACACGGTGCAGCACGCGTCCGGCGACATGGCTCCCCAGCGCGAGCCCGATCATGAAACAGCCCAGGACAATGGAAACCGAAGCGGTGGTGGTCCCAAGGGAAAGGCTCAACCAGCGCGACCAGATAATCTGATAAATGAGAGCGCTGGCACCTGAAACTGTAAAAATACCGTATACACTGAAATTTCGATATAAAGATTGACGCTGCATTCGTGCCTGCCTCTACAGATAGTTCTCAGAAAAAATTTGAAAATGCGGACTTTATTTAATATCAGGCCCTTCTTTATCTACGGCATTGAATATATTGAATTTAACACGACTGCGGGTATACTAAACTTCTTTTCCACTGTCAACCGCTCTTCTGCTGCCCATACATGGCGTGTAGCCGCAAAAACTTTGACACCTGAGAGCGACCTTGTTATAGATACCCGTCAGGAAGGACCCCGCTATCCTTTATCAACAACAGCACACCCCACCGCAAGCAGCGGGATATTTATCAAGGTTTATGGTGATCTTATCAAAGCAAGCTGCGAGGAAGTAAACCCGAACATGATCAAAAAGGCCAGATAATGGACGATAGCCGGTTATCGATAATAACACCCGCGGCGTCGGCATCTGATGAAAGGCGGGGGGCATCCCGGACAATTGTTCTATGGCAGCTTTTCGTGGCCAGCTTCATCTCGCTCTTCTGGGAAATCTTGCTGATACGATGGATCCCCTGTGAACTTCCTTTTCTGGCGTTTTTCCGATCGCTGGTGTTGCTCGCCTGTTTTCTGGGCTTGGGGCTTGGCTGCATTGCTTTCTCTCGAATAAAGGTTAGCAAAGGCACCCTGATTGCTCTTTTCCTGACGGGTTTGTTGATCGGCACGATTACCATACGGATGGCCGGTGAGGATTTGAGAGCAAGGGGGTTCGGCAAGAATTCCGGTATATACCAGCAAACCGGAGAAAGCGCCGACCGTCAGCGGAATAAACCGGACCAGCTTGATTTTACGATCGAGTTCGAGGGGACAAAAGGCCTGGGAGAATTCGTCATCATCGGTGTTTTTATCTTTGTTTCTCTGCTGATGGTCCCCATCGGGGTAATTATCGCCAGATGTTTCTGCCAGATCCCCCCGCTGCAGGCCTATCTGATCAACATCTCCGGAGCGATTTCCGGATCGATTGCTTTTATCGTCATATCGTTTACGGGGCTTTCTCCCGAATTCTGGTTTGCGATCGGACTTCTCCCTTGTGTTTTTCTCGTTTCCCGAAACGTAAAAAAGCAGGCGCCTTTCTGGGTGATGGTCTGTGCTGTTTTTTTTATTGTATGGCAGCATGTCAACAGCACGACATATCCGGTCATATGGTCCCCCTATCAGCGGGTTTCATGTAACTTCTGGTATGTCCGGCTATCCGGCTTTCCCCTGGATCTCAATGGCCGGCACCTGATGGAGGCGCCGGTTTTTGTCAATTACGACTATCACCAGAGCATCATGGATTATTCCTACGCCAAAAACGCCGATCCGGAAGGCATCAGGAATTCCCAGTGGGCACTGGACACCTATAACCCCAGGACATCTATCTTTTATCGGACTTATACAACGCCTTATCGGTACAAGCCCCATCCGGAAAGGGTTCTGATTATCGGGGCCGGCGTGGGGAATGAAGCGGCCGCGGCAATTCGTGCCGGCGTGCCGGAAATCGATGCGGTTGAAATCGATCCCGGTATAGTGGAAATGGGCGTTCGGTACCATCCGGAGCGCCCTTATGCCAATCCCCATGTCAATGTCATCCGCAGGGACGCCCGGTCCTTTCTTGAACAAACGGATAAGCAGTACGATCTGATCGTAAAGAATATTGTGGATTCTCATACCCAGTTTGCCGCCAGCGCAGGACTGAGGCTGGACAGCTATATCATGACCATGGAATTTTTTGAACAGATCCGGAGACATCTTAAACCGGATGGCCTGTTCGCCATGGAGTTCAGCGGCTATCACTGGTCCTTACCCTGGACGCAGGCGAGAATCCGGGAAATCCTGTGGCGGGTGTTCGGGTTTTCGATCTCCGACCCGGCAAAGCTGGTCTGGGGAGGAGGCCCCATGCTCCTTATCGGCAAAGGGTCGCCTCCGCCGAAGGCGGAATACGACCAATCGATCCCGGTGAGTACGGATGACTGGCCCCAGTTTTTCCTCAAAAAACCGATGATCCCCAGAGCGTATCTGTTTTTAATATTGAGCGTAATGCTCATCTCACTGGTCGGGATCACGATTGCGAACCCCCGCAGTTTGAAACAGGTTGATGCCCACTTCCTGCTGCTGGGCGCGGCTTTCATGATGCTCGAGATCAAGAGCATCACAGAGCTCTCGCTGATTTTAGGGGCAGACTGGCTGGTGAATTCAATCGTTATTGTCGGTGTGCTGATTGCGGTAGGATTATCCAATATGGTGATTCTGCTTTATCCGCGATTGCCCTACTGGCCGAGCTATCTGATTATATTCGCGTCCCTGGCGTTGGGGTTCGTTTTTCATCCCGGATTTTTTCTGGGTTATGATTTCCCGACGCGCGGCCTGGCCGGTATACTGCGCGTGGCGCTGCCCGTTTTCGGGGCTGGATTGGTCTTTTCCTCTTCTTTCCGCCAGGCGACCAACCCTCCTGTCGCGCTGGGATGGAACCTGCTGGGCGCCATGATCGGCGGACTTGGGGAGTACTTGAGCCTGATCACCGGGGTCCGTCTGCTGGGCGCTGTAATTATCCTGTTGTACCTCCTGTCACTGCCGCCTGTAACCAGACATTGCGCTTGCCGCGCTTCCGGGTAATTTCAGAATGAGTTCCCGGCAGCGGGAATTCAGTTGACAATTGTGATACCGGGCATGAATATTAGCTCTTATAATTTTTAGGATACGGTTACTTTTCATCAATATATATGAGAGGCGTAAATCATGACTTTTTCGCGTGCAGGGGTTGTCAAAACCCGACGACAGGTATTGGGTTGTTTATTCGTTATTGTTGCATTAGCCGTTCAACCGGCCGTTGTCACCGCGGCAGACAGCGGTTCTTCAGACACACAGGCCACCCTGCGTGACAGCCTTGAGGCGATCTGGACCGGGAATGAATTCAGCCCGGAACTGGTCAAACGTCAGCAGGCGCTGAAGGCCCTGTTAAAATCCGGGACGCTGACACAGAACGATCTTCGGTCCGCCGCTGAAAAAAACATCCTGTCTCTGATGAACAGTCAAAAAACCTCCCGCTATCTTTTAAAAGCATGTCCCGACCGCATCAACGGTCTGTTTTCTTCTTATCTGGAATGGAAGGACGTCAAAGAAATCATCTGGCGGGTGGCCTCAACCCCGGCCTCGGAAAGCGATCCCATCCTGGTCAACCTCGGCACACTGGCCCCTTCCGGAACACCCTGGTTAAGCGTACCGGAATCGGTTTTCTTTCCGGAGATCAAACGATTAAGCGGCGGCAGGGTCCAGGTAAAGATATACGCCGGCGGTGTCATGGGCGAGGACACCGACATCCTGCGAAAAATGGACATCGGCCAGCTTGACGCCTGCGGCTGCACGTCGCTCGGTGTCTGGTCCGCCTCGCCGGACACATCGGCGCTGTTGATACCCGGCCTTTTCAATAATTACGATGAAATTGACTACGTATGCGAAAAATTCCGGAAAAGACTGGATGAGACTTTTGAACAGAGAGGGTACATCCTGGCGGCGCTGATCGATACGGGCTTTTTTTATATGTTCTCCAAGAACAAAATCACCGGGCTGGCGGATTTAAGAGCCCGCAAGCCGCTGATGTGGTTCCCGGCCATCGAAGCGCCTTTATATAAGGAACTGGGCATTAACGCCACGCCGGTGGCGGTCCCGGAAATCGTTTCCGCGCTGAGTACCGGCATGGCGGATACCAACCTGGCGCCGGCGGCCTGGATGCTGGGTATGCAGGCCTACCAATATTCAAACTACTATTTGACCCCACCGTTGTTCTACTCCCCGGGCGCCGTCATTGTCAGCACCCAGTTTCAGAAAAGAATTGAGAAAAAATACGGCATATCGCCGGTATTTTCCCATAATTTCAAGGAAGTTTTTGTGCATGAATTAAACTCCATTGAGCCGGAATGGCGGATCCAGCTCCGAAGCTACGAAAAGAAGTGCCTGGAGGCGTTTGAGTCCAAATGCGGCATCAAAGTGATGACGTTTTCTCCCGAAGACCAGGAGACGCTAAAAAAGGCGGGCAAAGCCGTTCAGGAGCAGCTGGCCGGCCAGGATTTTTCAAAAGATTTGATGAACGACATGCTCAAGGCGCTGGAGGAGTACCGGGCGGCCCATCCATCAAGATAAACCGGCAGGCTGTTTCTCTCTTTTGTATCGGTAGCCCGGGGGCCAGAGCATGAATTTCATGGCATACGGCAGGGAATCGGGATCATAGGTAGCAAGGATGGCCTGGGTCAAGGGCTTCAGCAAGACGTGAGGCAGGTATTCCCTGAGTTTGCGGAAGACTGACTGCGGCCGGTAGAGGGGCGCCATCCGCTGAAACTCGCGCCGGGCCGCGTCGGGATCAATAACCGCCAGGGCGGCTATTTTCCCGGACACCAGGGCGCCGTTGACACCGAAGAGGAGCACCGGGCTGATCAGCCCGGCCAGGGTGCCGGCCAGGATCTTGCCTCCCTGAAAGAGACGCAGGTTGCGACGCCCGCCCAGGGGCCAGGCGGCCCAGGCGGCGACATGGTCATCCCAGCGGTCGAAAGCGATACCGTCCCGCTCCCCCAGGCTGGTTTTAAACGCCTCTTTTTCCTCTTCGGTCATGGGCCGCCGCAGACTGAAGACCAGTGCCCCGGCCGCTTCCCCCCGCTGGAAGTAATAGCCGTACTCGTGCGTGTAACGGTCCAGATGGATGATCACACCCGGCCGCGACGGGTCACCTTTGCCGGTGGCCATGTGACAGAAAAAACGCCGGCAAGGCAGGCCAAGAGATTCAAAAGTCTGCCGGTCCAAACCGGTGGCCAGAATGGAACCGACAGGCAGATCCCTTATCTCCTGCCCGGAGAGTCTGCTGCCCAGACGGACTTCCACCCCCTCCCGCAACGCCTGCTGGTAAAGCACGTTATCCAGCGAGTGCTCGCCCCTGCCGCGTTCCACGGTAAAGCCCTCCACGCCTCGCGGCAGTTCGAACTCGTATTTCTTTCCGTAAGCCCAGGCCCGGGTGATGGTCCAGGGTTCCAGGGACTCCTCCACCTCAAGCCCCAACTCCCTTCTCACCGCCGGCACGTCCATGATGGTGGAATCCGCGTAGGAGAGATCGCCTCCCGGACGCTTCCGTCCTTCGTGAACCGTAACCTTGAAACCCCGGCGGGCCAGGGTTATCCCCGCCGCCAGGCCGGCCAGGCCGGCGCCCACGATTTCCACCTTTTCAAATGTTTTCATTCCGGATCCCATCAAAGAGGCTAAAAGTCGGGGATAAGGCCCTCACGATAAAGAAGCGGTCATAGAATATCACTGGGTCAGGACACCTGTTTCATGGAAACGGCCCCCAGGGGGCAGGCATCAATGCAATCCCGGCAGCCCATGCACATATCCTGGAAAATAACGGGCGATTCAAAGGCGCCGTCGATCTGTTTGATGACCTTGTGGGAGCAGGCCGCGGCGGAAGCGCACCGTCCGTCTTCCGGATCGCATTGACCGGGGCGGCATTTCTCATAAGCCACAACGGCAAAAATTTTTTTCGGTTGCATGCTCCGTTACCTTCACCCGGATCCTCTTCGATTATAGCGGCTGGCGATCAGTAACGCCCCACATCAAGCAGACGGTTGCCGGGCCGGAATGCATTACCATCAATGGTTTTCTCTTACGCAACCATACCATGGAAAGCGCCGCTTATCAAGACGGGCGCGGTTGGAATTTGTACGGCATGACGAAAATGATGGGTGGCGCCCTTTAAGATTAACGCGGTATTTTTTAAGTACTTCTTAATTATGTTTGCCACCGGCTGCCACCCATGCTAAATTAATCAAAAATTTTCAGGATCAGTCCCTTCCATTATCCGTAATGTCAATTTAAAAGAGGTTTGCCATGGATACCGCGCAGAGAAAGCTGACCGTCATCACGTCCCTTGGAAAACGATATTCCGGCCTGGTGGATTTGCCCAATGCCAATTACAGAACCACCGATCTGTTTAACAGCGCCTATACCTTCTGGAAAAATCCAGATGAAAAATGTTTTGACAATTCGATCATGATGCATGATGCCCGGCTGATGCTCGATGATACGTCCGTTTACCGGCAGTTTGAAAAAATCCAGATACGGATTTCCGAAGTCTTCTTGTTTTATGATGATGTGCCGACCGTGGGAGACCAGTCGGAAAAAAAACGGGCAACAACCGTGGCCAAAAGGACGCCGGATAATGCGCAGGAGATCAGCATCATCACGCATCAGGTGGCCGGTTCCTTTTATGACATCACCGGAAAATTTTTCGGGATATTCCGCCAGCGGGCCAAGGACAAATTTGTCCCTCTGACCCAGGCCGGTATCGCCGAGATATATAAAAAACAGGACAAATGGATGAAAAAGACCGTCGTCCTCCCCCATGATTTCATCTGCGTCAGCACCGCTCACATCGAATCCGTGACGATCAAGTAACGGATCCGGTTGAGAGTATTATGTTGACGGTCTCCGTGTCCAGCTCGCGGCTTCTGTCGTAGGTCACGTCACGATCCCAGTATTTACCGCACATCCCGCACTGGTGCAGTTCACCCAGGCCACCGTCCAGATACTTTACAAAAATAAAGCCGGCACAAAAGTTCCGGTATCCGCCCCCGCACCGGGGGCAGGGTTGGCCCTGCCCGGGTGACCCGCCGTTCTCCTCTTGATGGCCGGAACCGGGGGCCGCCTCCGGTTCCGGTTCAGGGATTTTGTGTTTTTCAGGGACAGGAACAAAAGGCGTGCTCCCGCTTTTTTTCACCCTGTCCGGCTTTTTTTCCCCCGGTCTCGCCTTCTTCGGTTTTACTTTAGGCGCCATCATTTCCGGATATTTGTAGTGCAGCCAGTCCAGAAAACCTCCCAGCAGGACCAGGACAAGAAAC includes the following:
- a CDS encoding CBS domain-containing protein, with protein sequence MVTAKEVMSASVMTVNTDVKINDVIKLLVKHNVTGLPVVDEEMNLLGMVTEKDVLKALYNKEKVKTVQDLMSPNVTTFDENEDLIKVFKCLVENSFRRVPITSSGKLVGIISRRDIIRFLHKKL
- a CDS encoding tetratricopeptide repeat protein; translated protein: MNKKYGYLVIFALIAASLAAFGRIAGNDFINFDDTGYITENAHIQSGITAQTVKWAFTSVVLVNWHPLTLLSHALDWSLFGSNAGGHHIISLMLHIGAVLFLFLFLNRATGSLWPAAFAAALFALHPLRVESVAWAAERKDVLSMFFGMACVYTYACYAERPGAGRYLLCLVLFALSLLSKSMLVTLPFALLLLDYWPLQRWRSAAAGPGINVTGRLILEKIPFICLTVAISMVTLWSQSKGGAVVEFESLPFTERLLNAIVSYAAYLGKTLWPVNLAIFYPHEKTLPWGQVVISVLVLTAITTAAVCYIRKLPFLFVGWFWYLGTLVPVIGLVQIGGQAMADRYTYLPSIGLAVMLAWGMPLLFPRRDTREKLLFPSAIAVLLVLAGLTWRQCGYWKDSFSIFGHALAVTRNNPLPHFNLGHAYSQQGDNEKALYHYNKTILMNPGNHLPYNNRGKLYEDQGLYQQALEDYNMAVRLKPDYADVYNNRGNAYIKTGQYQQALRDYDEAIRLAPDNAEGYYNRGTAYGKVLRLYRESIEDLNKAISLNPDHTKAHSNRGNSYLVLGDYQLAIRDYNHAIRLQPDYADAYNNRAFAYLKTGDISSGCRDAQKACELGNCSVLNGAQKGGLCR
- a CDS encoding 4Fe-4S binding protein, giving the protein MQPKKIFAVVAYEKCRPGQCDPEDGRCASAAACSHKVIKQIDGAFESPVIFQDMCMGCRDCIDACPLGAVSMKQVS
- the dctP gene encoding TRAP transporter substrate-binding protein DctP, with protein sequence MTFSRAGVVKTRRQVLGCLFVIVALAVQPAVVTAADSGSSDTQATLRDSLEAIWTGNEFSPELVKRQQALKALLKSGTLTQNDLRSAAEKNILSLMNSQKTSRYLLKACPDRINGLFSSYLEWKDVKEIIWRVASTPASESDPILVNLGTLAPSGTPWLSVPESVFFPEIKRLSGGRVQVKIYAGGVMGEDTDILRKMDIGQLDACGCTSLGVWSASPDTSALLIPGLFNNYDEIDYVCEKFRKRLDETFEQRGYILAALIDTGFFYMFSKNKITGLADLRARKPLMWFPAIEAPLYKELGINATPVAVPEIVSALSTGMADTNLAPAAWMLGMQAYQYSNYYLTPPLFYSPGAVIVSTQFQKRIEKKYGISPVFSHNFKEVFVHELNSIEPEWRIQLRSYEKKCLEAFESKCGIKVMTFSPEDQETLKKAGKAVQEQLAGQDFSKDLMNDMLKALEEYRAAHPSR
- a CDS encoding NAD(P)-binding protein, producing MKTFEKVEIVGAGLAGLAAGITLARRGFKVTVHEGRKRPGGDLSYADSTIMDVPAVRRELGLEVEESLEPWTITRAWAYGKKYEFELPRGVEGFTVERGRGEHSLDNVLYQQALREGVEVRLGSRLSGQEIRDLPVGSILATGLDRQTFESLGLPCRRFFCHMATGKGDPSRPGVIIHLDRYTHEYGYYFQRGEAAGALVFSLRRPMTEEEKEAFKTSLGERDGIAFDRWDDHVAAWAAWPLGGRRNLRLFQGGKILAGTLAGLISPVLLFGVNGALVSGKIAALAVIDPDAARREFQRMAPLYRPQSVFRKLREYLPHVLLKPLTQAILATYDPDSLPYAMKFMLWPPGYRYKREKQPAGLS